Genomic window (Candidatus Bathyarchaeia archaeon):
AGGTGTCCTAATTATAAGGAGTAAGGCTGCTCCACTCTCCGGCAAAATCTCCAACACTGATCCGGCGTATGAGAGGGTTGCAGGCTTAGGTGTTGCAAAGGTTGATGTACACATGATTCTTGAGGATTGCGTTCCACTCGAGGACACGGAATCCGCTAGGATCTCAGCCTCCCTAGTTAATGAGTTTATTTGGAAGAGCCATAAGGTTTTAGATGAACATGAAGTTAATAGACGTAGGGAAGCGGAGGGGAAGCTGAAAGCCAATGTAGTACTCACGCGTGATGCGGGTGACACACTGCCAAAATTATTTAACATAGATGAGCGATATGGTGTTAGATTCGCATGCCTAGCAGATATGCCTGTTGAGAGGGGAATCGCTAGGCTAGCAGGTATGCAGTTAATCGATCTTCCACCACCATCCGGGGATCTCAAACGTGACTGCCTAATCAGATCCGAGAAACTGTTGAGCGCATTAGATGAATTTGATTGCTTCTACATTCACATTAAGGGTCCAGATGAACCTGGCCACGATGGGAACTTCATGCTTAAAGCTGAGACAATAGCTATAATTGACAGATACTTCTTTGGAAGCATACTAGATAAGATAAGCCTGGAAAATACGGTTGTATGCATTACAGCGGATCACTCAACACCATGCAAGCTCAAGGCGCACAGCGACGCACCAGTACCAGTACTAATTTCCGGTGGTAAAATTAAGAGCGATGGGATAAAAAGATTCTCCGAAAGAGATTGTCAGCGCGGAAGCCTAGGGATTCTGGAAAAGGGAACAATGCTAATGCCAATCCTAATGAAAGAAATAAAGAACATATAAAATGCAAAATAGTTTATTAGCATCCAAAACAAAAATTTTATCTTGGACGGTGGGTCTTAGGCGGGGGGCTAGGGGTCCCCTGAGAGGCAATCAGCCTCGACCGTAAACCCCCTATACGACGGGCCGAGAGCTGAAGTGAGACGTGTAAGGCCGCCAACTCAACCAGCCTAAAGCGATGAGTATCTGTCCTCTGGGGCTGGCGGTCACGGAGCGCCCCTCGTAGGAGGGGTGTAACCGTGTTTGCCGGGCGAACCTGGCTAGGCCCGGGAGGGAGCAACCTAAGCCTGGACGCCCAGTGCTCAGAGGGGTTCGGGTATGAGTGGAGGGCTGGTTTGGGTTTGCGGATTCTGCATGTCGAGCTTCAGTGACCCACCGTCCAAATCAAAAGTTCTCTTGGTCTAAATTATGTGCCTTGGAGTAGTTGGCATATCTCATCCATGATTGGCTTGACGTGCAGAAATTGATTTTTCTCTAATATAAGCTGCTAACAGAAAGCTAGAATAAAAGGTGGGTGAGCGATATAAACATCTTCATCTTTCAGGAAGCTTAAAGGCTTATATTTGCAGTTAGATATTAATGTTGAGTTTGGGAGGAAAATGTAATTGGGGTAGCTGTTAGAGTAAATGGGCTCACAAAGAGGTTTGGCGATAAAACTGCAGTAAATAAGGTCAGCTTTAATGTTAGGTTTGGTGAGATTTACGGGGTTCTTGGACCGAATGGTGCTGGAAAATCAACCTTAATCTCGATGATTGTTGGTGTGATTGAGCCTGATGAGGGAACTATTGAGGTGCTCGGCGGCGAAGTAAGGGATTCTGAAATTAGGGCTAAGGTTAATTATTGTCCTCAGAACCCCGCCCTATACGATGATTTAACTGGCTTAGAGAATCTAATATTTTATTCCAGTCTATATGGGATGACTGGGAGGAAAGCGCTGGAGAGGGTTAGAGAGTTAATAAAGGAGTTTGGTTTAGAGGAGTATGCGAATAAGCCAGTAAAAACCTATTCTGGTGGAATGAAGAAGAGGTTAAACCTTGCAGCTGCATTAATGAATGAGCCGAGTCTGCTAACATTGGATGAGCCGACAATGGGCATGGACCCGCAGATGAGGAAAGATGTTTGGCGACTGCTGAGTAAGATTAGGGGTTCAGATAGGGCAATAATAATCTCAACACATTATATGGATGAGGCTGAGACTTTATTTGATAGAGTGGCGATCATGGATTCCGGCAGGATAATAGCTGAAGGGAAAACGGAGGATTTAAAGAGGAGTTACGCCCCTAAATCCGTGATAAGCGTTGAATTCTTTAACCCAGATGACCAATATAAGGCTAAAGAGGCGCTGTGCAGATACCTTGAACCAAGGGATATCGCGGCGATTAACGGCTCCATAAGAGTATATTCTGAGGACCCGGATACTCTTCTACCTCAAATATCCCTAGACCTCTTTAGGGTTGGAGTTAAAATTGCCTCTATAAGAGTTGTTAAGTCAACTCTTGAGGATGTCTTCTTGAGGTTGACTGGTAGGAGGATTACGGAGGTTGAGGGCTAGCGCTATTAAAGCGTTTATAGTGAAGGATTTTAAGGAGACTTTTAGGGATAAGGTTGCTGTCTTCTGGATGATTGCCTGGCCACTAATATGGCTGGTTCTAACAGCCTACATCTTCATTCCTCCCGGAGCAGACCGGCCCATGACGATGAAAATCGGCCTAGTTAATTACGATGTATCCTCGGGTTTTCCAGTGAACGGTTCAATTCTCATCAGGGCTTTGGAGGGGGCTGAGTATAAGGGTGTAAAGCTCTTTAATGTGAAAATCTATGAGGATAAGGCTCTTCTGATTGGAGATATTAGGAGGGGGAGAATCGATGCTGGCATCATAATACCGGAGAATTTCGGCGAGAATCTGACCTTAGGCCAGACCACCTTAGAGGTTTATTTGGGTGCGAGAAGCATACAGTCAACCCAGATTAACCGCTACATGCTGGAGAGGTTCATAGAGGAATTTAGCAGGGTTGCCTCCGAGGAAAAGATTGCTTGGGCGATGAAATTTATTCCAGGAGAATATGTTCCCTTAGAGGTCCTAGAGGTTGTTGAGGGATTCTTGAGGGGGCTGGCGAAGCCGATAAACACAACATTCACCGAGGTTTTGCCCGAAGCCTTAATTTCTAGGGAGGCTTGGATAGGCTGGTATACTATTGGAGCCATAGGAATGACCATGCTTTACAGCGGATTAGGTGTAGGCTCAACAGCGCTTCTAGAGGAGAAGCAGAGGGGCTGCCTACATAAGATACTGGCGTCGCCAATCACTCCATCCGATTTGATACTCGGAAAGATTTTGTCAGGCATTCTATCTCTCTCAATTACATCGGTAGCTATAATTGTTTTTGGTGTATTTGTCTGCGGGGCAAAAATCTATTGGAGCCCGCTTCGCGCAGAGCATTGGATAGTGCCAATAATGCTCTTGGTTCTGTCCTCATTAACCCTCGGGATGGGGTCTATACTATCATTAATGGTGAAGAGTGTCAGGGGTGCCTCAAGCCTAAGCACATCTCTAGGTTTAATGACGGCTTTTATGACGGGCATATGGTTCCCAAGGGAGTGGTTTCCGGCGTGGATGCGCGTATTAGCCGATTATAATCCGGCGACATGGGCTGTGGATGCCATAAGGAATGTGATTGTTTTTGAGGCTGGACTGATGGAAGTTGCACACTACGTTATTGGAGCTACCCTAGCAGCGCTTATAGTCTTAGCCATTGGAGTAGTGGTTTATAGGAGGATGCTGAGGAAATATCTTGAGAGATAAGGAACCTATCAAACAATAGGTTTACTGTAGGGTGCATAGCATGAGATAATATCTCCCTATTTCTCCGAAGAGTAAGCCTCTTTTAGTAGTGCATGATTACGGTTTTAGCGATTGGCAATTTGCTACATCAGAGGTAGCTCAAGCGGTGGGTAAGGTAACCGAGGAATACGTTATATATGGGAGAATATTTTTTGAAGGTAGGAATGGCTGGGGTCTGTTAATTGGCTAAGAAGCCCCTATCTTATGCTGAGAGGCTTGAAGTCTTTTATAGCGCTGAGCATTGGAGGCTTTTAGCTGATTTGAGGACCAAGGCGATTGAGATTATGGAGGCTCTTGAGAGGACGAATATTCCATGTATTGTGCATGGGAGTATTGCCCGGGGCGATGTTTCATCTAAGAGCGATATAGACGTTTTTATTCCGGAAATTTATTCATCATTTACAATTGAGAACGCTCTCCATATGAGGGGGCTTAATATTGGGAGGCGTATACTGGTTCAGGCGACACCATCCTATGCTGTTAAGGGTTATATTGAGATTGATGAGCGCACATATGTATCGTTTCCTCTCTCAAGGATGAGGGTTGTTGAGAGGGAATTTTACCGATTTGGGGGTGAAGCAAACCTAGAGATGCTTAAGAGGGGAGTTAGAGTTCCAGGGGTGGATAAGCGATTAATGCTCATAGAGCCAACTGAGAGTGGGCATATTGAGAGCAGCATAGTTGGGCAGGAGGAGAGGATTGCAAAAATTCTTGGAATATCCGTTGATACCGTGCTGAATAGAGTTCGCATATTACTACGCCGGGACAGTATTGGTAGAACAGGCTTATTCATTGAGAGGGAGCTCGCTCCAGATGAGAGCTTCGAGGCTGTACTTAAGAGACTTGCTGATACAAACCCATCTCTCAGGAGAAGACTTAGAGAACGCTAAAAATCACTCTCTTAATAAGAACTAAGAACTCGCATAAGCAGACTCTTCTTAAAATTGAAGAGTAACACTTTATTTTAGACTTAAATCTTGGTACATAAATCACTACTCGTCTTTCCTAAGACTTATTAGGATGGAATAAGTTACTTCTATGTGATCTAAGTTTACATTATGCTTGATTTAGACGCAAGTGAAGTATATGCCCATTGGCACTTTGAATATGTATCCAGTTAGAGTGGTGTAATTAAGTTTACTTACCCTCACATATATTGTCTCAGGAACATCGTAGCCTCCCACAGGTCGCCGCCCGCGATTTTCCAGATGGTCTCCTATAAATGGCTCAGCAGAATTAATATATGATATTGATACGCAGATTCCGCATATTATTTGGAGGGCTATTGCTGGGAGATTGCCTAACGCGGCTGATGCTGTGGCTCCGACTGGTACACCTACCTCAAAATCAACATTGTAGTTGTCGTACCAATTAAATATTTCATTAAACTGTATAACCTCGCTTACATCCAGCATTCAATTGCTTAACATAGTATTCGGTATAATGAGTTTTTCTTCCTTGCTTCCCTCGAATATTTCGCTTTCATATGGTGGGTTACCGAGTGCAGCGCCTCCAATAATGTTGCTTCCGCTAACTTGAATATCATATATTTATCTGCTCTCATCTCGTTCCCGTTGGGACTGTCGGCGGCTCCTCGGGTGGAGGGCGATATTCGTATTCCTTCCAATGTACCATTTACTGGATATCTCATATCCATATGCTATAGATGCTCTAAAGCCAGTAGTATATGCAGTACTTATGGTAATACCTGAGGATATTACTCCGTTCACTGAACCATAATTATGCACTATTAATGCTGGTACTTGTATGTAATTTCCTGACTCCCACGATAACTCGGGGGCACGATTCCAGAATCTTCCTCTTTATCTCGCTAATCCACTTCGGCTTAACACCATCATCCGTATATGAGCGTAAATTCAACATTATATCCCTGCTGATTATCCCCTTAAAGCCATTAAAGGATTATAATTCACAATTATAAGGGGTAGATTAAGATCCTCCCATCAACAATAGCCCATGCGAGAACCCCTAGAAAAGTCTCATGATTATAGTCTCCTGGATGAAGCCTAATCCAGGAGTCTAAAACCCTCCTAAAAGCAGGATCAACAGCACTTATAAACACCCTGAACAGACTGGCTCAGAACAACAAGCAAACGATCATCAATAAACTTAATCCTTACCATCACCCGCCCCGATTACAAATTAAATGTTGAAGTCATATATGTGTTACTATGTATTGCGCTGGATACTTCCCAAACTCATTAAATGTTTTCATTCCGCTCAATCTAGGAATCTTTTTATCCTAGGATATGTGAAAATGAGCGGCTTAACCCATGCTATTCTTGAAAGAATGTTTTTGATCAATATGTTTTGAATTTAGCGGGTAATTGTTTATTATTAATAAACTTGTTGAATACTCTTAAATAGGGAGGTTTATTTCATTATTCATTCCGAGAGGAAGCTTGCAATGTTGATATCGGAAATAATTCTCGAAAACTTTATGTCCTACGAGTATGCTAGAATACCCCTTAAGTCCGGCGTTAACTTGATCTGCGGACCTAATGGCGCTGGCAAATCATCGATTCTCCTAGGGATTTCTGTTGCTTTAGGGCAATCTTACACTGAGCGTTCTAAGAGGCTCAGCGATTTAATAAGGTGGGGTAAGGATGTTGGGCGTGTGACAATAGTCCTAAATAATTCTAAGGTTAAGGGTAAGCGTCCAGTCCCCAAAATCAATAAGGATCAGATCTATTTGACTAGAGTTCTCAGACGTGATGGCAAATATTGGTTTGAGATAGATGGTGCTGCTGCTAATAAATCTGATGTCCTGAGGCTTCTTTCACGCTTCAATGTTGACCCAGATAATATGCTGATAATAATGCATCAGGATATGGCTGAGCAATTCATTCTATTGTCACCACAGGAGAAACTTAAGCTTGTTGAATCAGCTGTTGGGCTTGAACCCTATCGTAGAAATGTCATTGAAGCGCGGAATAAGCTCAGCCGCATAATAAGCCAGGAGGAGTCGCTTAATAAAATGCTTGAGTCAGCTGAGCAGACACTTAATTACTGGCGTGAGCAATATGACCGCTATCAGGAGAAGAAGCAGCTGATCCTAAAGAGGCGTTTCCTGGAGCGTGAGCTGGCTTGGGCTGAAGTTTCTAGGATGGAGGAGGAAGCCAGTAAATTGCGTGGTGAGGCTGAGGCTAAAAGGTCCGAGCTAGAGAAGATTGAGGGATCGATCAGGGAGTATGAGGGAAATGTTAAGTTGGCTGAGGAGGAGATTGCGAGGCTTAAAGAAGACTGGTGGAGGCTTCTTGAGGAAAGGATTATGCTTGAGAGGGAGAAAGCCAGATATGATGCTGATCTCACAAGAAACAGTGAGGTAGTAACGGTTCTGAGGGACGTTTTTAAGAATCTAGAGATTAAATTAAGAGATTTATCAAGGATTATCTCGCAAACAAGTGACAGCGGGGTTGCTGGGGCGAAGGATGAGGAGCAAATGCCGGAAGCAGTGAAGGTGATTAGGGACCTAAATAGCTGGCTTAGCACACTTAAATCTAAAGTGGTTGAGATCGAAGATCTCGCCGAAATCTCCAGCATTAAACTCGCAAACCTAGAGATCAGGCTGCTGGATTTGAAGGATCAGATGCATAGGATTGAGAGGATGAGGGATGAATTAACGAGAAAGCTAATTGATGGTGAAGTGAACTTAGCTGTCCTCAATTATATGAGGAAGGAAGTGTCAGGCACCCTTGAAGACCTGGATAAAAGATTGAGTATGTTGCTGTCAAATATTGGTGAGGCTATTAAGAGGGCTGAGGAGAAGGGTCCGCGCATCGCTGTTTTAAGAAGCTCTGAAGATATATTAGGCGAGATGCGTGTTATAGATGGGCGGTTAATGGCTATGGCTGATGTTTCGGAGGATGTTGAGAGGATGTATGAGTCGTATTCAAAGCTATATCTCGATCTTAAGGAGAAGGCTAGGATAGCCGCTGAGAATCGGGAGAGAACACTCGAGGAGATCAGGGTTAGGATGGATGCATGGAGAAATGTTATTAAAAGTCTCCTAGAAAGCATTAACAGCGAGTATCAGAACACTCTATCCCAGGTTGCTGGATCAGGATTTGTGCGTTTAATAAATGAGAATGATATTGAATCAGCCGGGTTAGAGATTTATGTTGGATTTAAGGGCTCCCAGCCAATACCATTAAACATATATTCTCAAAGTGGCGGCGAGAGGAGCACTGCTACAATGGCTTTCCTATTGGCTCTCCAAAAGCACATTAAATCTCCCTTCAGAGCCATAGATGAATATGATGTTCACATGGATCCTAGGAACCGTGAGGTTATCGCTAACCTACTTATATCAGTCGTGAAAAATGAGGGGGCGCAGTATCTTGCAATAACCCCGAATCAAATGTTCTTTGAGGGTAAGGACGTTCACATAATAACTGTTCAGAATATTGATGGGAAATCCTTGGTTAGGGAGGTTGCCTAATGGATAATTCTGTTGGCGGGAAGCGTAAGACGATTAGGGAGGCAAGGGATGATCTGCAGAGAATAATCGATTTATGTAGGTCTGTTGAGGTTAAGGGTTTAGATCCATACTTGGTTGATGTTGAGGATTTAATAAGGGTGATTAGAGAGTATTTCCCAAGCTGGAAGAATATTGAAGATTTATGCTTGGACACTGAAGCCTTAAACCATATAGCGTCTGTCGTTAAATTGCAGAGTGAGTGGGTGAAGCGGAGGGCTACTGTGCTCTATAGGGATCCATTCCTAATAGAGGAGAAGATCCATATGCTGCCAGCGGATATTATGGCTGAGATATTCTTGGCTGTCTGGCATCCAATAGTTGAGTTTGAGCAGTTAACTATTAGGGGTTTTAGGGAGGCGCTGGAATACTGGGGCAACATGCTGCCCCTAGAGGAAAGGTGGAAGCGGATCGGATATACAAAGATGGAAACGCAGGTGGCAACTAGGGAAGAGATTGTTAAGGAGGGTCTGCTCTCAAGTGAATCTTTTGCGGCGGAGCTGGAGAAAATGTGGGTTGAACTTAAGGAGGCAGCTTCAAAGACTGGGAGGGTTAGTTATTGGGATTTTATAGGCTCGGAGAGCTATGAGGAGACTGTTAGGAGGGCTTATCTAACCAGCTTCCTTATAACATATGGTTACGCTAAATTGGAGGTACATTATCTGGAAGATGAAATATTTATATTGCCCGCTGAGAAGCCTATGCCGATAAGTAGGGAGGGAAGCGAGTTAATATCCTTCCCAATACCAGTAAGCTTTGAAGAGTGGATGCGATGGAAGGAAAAAAGAGGGGTATAGATAGGAAAGCCTATTATGCGGCGAAGATTAGGAGAGCCGCACACCTACTATTTTATAGGAGGCACTCGATACCTGGCGCTAAGGGGTGGGAGCTTAGGAGAAGAATAGGTTCAGATTATCCTAAGGTTATAAGTCTCCTAAACGAATATTTGGAGAAGATTGGTTTAACGGTTAAAGTCGTTTTTGAGGAGGAGGCTAATCCGCCTGAAAACCCGACGCTTGAGCAATATGATAGGGCGAGGTTCTATATTACGCTGAGAGATAGCTTGGGGGTTGAGGAGGCTAAGATGGTTGGATGGCGCATAGATGATATGGCAGCCCTCTGCGCATCAATAGCATACATTATCTCTAAGGGTGGAAAGGTTCAGAGGAAGGAACTAGAGGATCTCTTGAAGAATAAGATACCGAATTGGCGCGTCGACATAAACCTCAATAAATTTATTAGGATGGGGTATTTGATGGAGGATGAAAATGAACAAGTATATTTGGGTTGGAGAACCAGGGCTGAGGTTGACCAGAAGAAGCTAATAGACTTGCTGCTTGAGGCTAAAGCTGAGAAGACACCCTAAGAATATTCCAAGTTATAATTCTCTTATATTGAGAGTGTGGTGTATACCTCCTCTAGGCTACTGAGAACATTTTTCCCCCTAGCGGTTATCACATACAGCTTTTTCCCATTATTCTCAATGGTTGCAACCAAACCCTTCTCTACTAGGGAGCTCAAAATTTCCTGTAGGGTAATCCATGAAAGATTACTCTTATACATTATGTTCGTTGGCTTATTATAACCTGCCCTAATCACCCTTAAAACATCTAGGTAAATCTCTAGCCTAGATCTCTTTTTAGACATGAAACATCATCTATTAAACATCTAATTTTATCTATTTCCCTCTAATCTTTAAAATAGTTGTGAATTTAAAAATCGTAGAAATAAAACCATAGTTCCAATATATAGAGAGAAACTAAAAATTTTTAGTGTAAAAAGATAAACCATTAATATGATAATTTCAGGCGGCTCTTATGTCGAAGGTAAACATTTTCAGCGTGATATCCCTAATCTGTATAGCTATTCTCATATGGTATCTATGGTTTGTTTATCTGCCGCAATTCGAGGGGAGGGTGGAGTACCCTTCTATGAGAATAATTATCTCCTTCGTAATCCTATTGCTGCTTTTAGCGGCTGGAGCCCAAATAATTTTAATGAGAAGACCGCTGAAGCCCGAAGAATTCAATAGCTCATGAGATAATATCTGAAGCAGCTCAACTATCGAATGTATCGGTAAGTGAAACAAGATTGGCTTCTTCGCCGGCTTCAATAAAAAAGAGAAGAGGGGGTTGGGAATATTGTTTGCATGCGGATTTTAGGCTACATTAGCCTATCCAGTATATAGTAGAATGCTGTTGAGAAAGCCTCTATTAAAAGCACAGCAACTATTGACCCGGAGAGTTCACCAGTCAAAACATATGTTACAAGTAAGGCAACCGGATCTACGACTAGGCGATATATTATCGTCTTCTTTATGCTCGTCCTCCGCGGACGGGAAATTGGCTGGGCATCCCACGCACACCCTACTTGAATGGTAGAAATTTATGGGGGTTCAGTATTTAAGCCTTTATGTTTAAGTTTGGTTAATCTAGGTTTTAATGTGGGAATCTGAGCGTGAATTCTCTTCTATTAAGAGGTGAGTAAAAAGGATTTTGCTGAGAGTGAAGATGGATTGAGGGAGCTGCCGTGCCCCTTTAATTCATGGCTTATGCGGAAAAATACGGCTAGAAGTTTAAAAGGATAACTGTGGCTTCCATACCTTTTAGGGTGCCTAAAGCTATTGGTAAAACTTTAAATGGTGAGAAACCTTAAAGAATGGTGGATGATAAGGGAAGAAGCCTTAGATTGGTGGAGTGAGGCGAAGCATAATATTAGGCAGGCGAGGAGAAACTTTGAGATAGGCGAATATAGCGTATCTGCTTTTCTATGTCACCAAGCATCTGAGAAGGCTTTAAAAGCCCTCTATATAGTTAAAAAGTCAAGGCTTCCGCCGAGAGGGCATGATCTAACGAAGATCGGGAGGCTCCTTGATGCTAATGAAGTAATTGATGAGTTGAAGATTCTAAATCCCCACTATACGATATCAAGATATCCGAATGCTGCAAACGCTGTGCCAAGTGAGGTGTATACGAGGGAGGTTGCTGAGAGGTGCCTTTTAGCGGCAACCAGAATCTTAGAGTGGGTGATGAGTAATGGAGGGCTTCCCTAAGGAGCTTGATAGGGTTAAACTGTCCAAAATGCGGAAGAGGGAGCTCATGGCTTTCATAAAGAGACTGAGGGAGGAGCTTAGGGCTAGTGAGGTTTATCTCTTTGGTTCAAGGGTTTACGGCGTCCCCTTAGAGGATAGTGACCTTGACATGATAGTTGTCTCAGAGAAATTTAGGGAGCGGGGCTTCATCGAAAACATGGAATTGCTTAGCAGACTCTGGGATGGCTCATTCACGATAGAGGCATTCCCTTACACACCAGAGCAAATAAAGAAGTATAATGGCAGGAAAGTTGTTGTGACAGAGGCTCTTGAGAAGGGCGTAAAAATAGACCTAACCAAGATTATATAGTAATTTTTCCTCATCGAGAACTCCCAAAAATAATGCTTTCACATCATCCTTTTTCGGTGAAGATATTCTGATTATCGGGGGATAAAGATGCTCTGAGTTTAAAGTCTCAATCATGCAATATTTTATTTTTAAAAAGGGGGTTATTGGTTTGGGTGGTGATTGAATGTTTGTGGATAGGGCGGAGGCTAGAAGGAGACTTATGGAGGTGGTGGAGAGGTTCCGGGAGAGGGGTGCCACTAGCCCTGAAAGGGCTTTAACCGTGCAGGAGCTTGGGTTGCCACCATACTTTGAGCGGGCTATGCGTGGTTGGCTTGGACGATTGGGAATCTTCGTTAAGGTTGATGGCAGATATTATCTTGATGAGGATAGGCTTAGGCGATTACAAGAGCGATTTTCCAGAATAGGGTATAGGAGGGGTGCCCATTACATTGGGATCATTCTGATGCTGCCCATTGGGCTTATTATTTCGCTCGCCATATTCTACCTTCTACTCTTTAGTGGAGCCAGATTATTCCCCGGAGAATTCCTATTAATTCTAACCGTAGTCATAGTAGCCGTATCAATCATTAGAATCCTTTACTGGAGATCAAGAAGAAGATACTGGAGTATGCGAAAGAATGACTAACATTCTCTAGGAGGCATAAGTGGAGCGAAAAGGTTAAAATGTGCTGGAACACTAAAAAATCATAGCCGGGTTACCCTAGCCTGGTAGGGGGCAGGCCTGCTAAGCCTGTGGCGCGTTTGCGCCGCGCGGGTTCGAATCCCGCACCCGGCGCCAGACTCTAGGGTCCAAATCCCCACTCCTTTTAAGTCTGGGAATAATGAGTTTAGCGTTTAGGTATGAGGAGTTCTTCTGCACAGGATTCGGCACGCACTACCACCTCAATTGGCATATGGTTACCTATTACCAAAATATAAGTTTTTCTTTTAGCAATGTTGAATAACGGTTACTCTATGATTCAAGCTCTTTCTTCTATTCCTCACTCAGAGAAGCCACCTGAACCTGATGTGAAAGATAAGGTTGTCGAGTTCCTCGGTATCTGAAGAAGGAGAGTTACAGCGAAGACACTATTAAAACATATTTTAGGATCATGAAGCAACTCATCAGCCTCGGAGCTAACATCTTTAATTCCTGAAGACGTGAAGACCGTAATCGCTAAGATGTGTAGCGGATGGAGAGAGAAAATGGAAAACTTGATTAAAGCATATAGTGCCTTCCTCAAAATGCCGGACTTATCCTAGAGCAAACTGAAGATGAAATTTAAGAGGGGTTGCC
Coding sequences:
- a CDS encoding nucleotidyltransferase domain-containing protein, with amino-acid sequence MAKKPLSYAERLEVFYSAEHWRLLADLRTKAIEIMEALERTNIPCIVHGSIARGDVSSKSDIDVFIPEIYSSFTIENALHMRGLNIGRRILVQATPSYAVKGYIEIDERTYVSFPLSRMRVVEREFYRFGGEANLEMLKRGVRVPGVDKRLMLIEPTESGHIESSIVGQEERIAKILGISVDTVLNRVRILLRRDSIGRTGLFIERELAPDESFEAVLKRLADTNPSLRRRLRER
- a CDS encoding AAA family ATPase; its protein translation is MLISEIILENFMSYEYARIPLKSGVNLICGPNGAGKSSILLGISVALGQSYTERSKRLSDLIRWGKDVGRVTIVLNNSKVKGKRPVPKINKDQIYLTRVLRRDGKYWFEIDGAAANKSDVLRLLSRFNVDPDNMLIIMHQDMAEQFILLSPQEKLKLVESAVGLEPYRRNVIEARNKLSRIISQEESLNKMLESAEQTLNYWREQYDRYQEKKQLILKRRFLERELAWAEVSRMEEEASKLRGEAEAKRSELEKIEGSIREYEGNVKLAEEEIARLKEDWWRLLEERIMLEREKARYDADLTRNSEVVTVLRDVFKNLEIKLRDLSRIISQTSDSGVAGAKDEEQMPEAVKVIRDLNSWLSTLKSKVVEIEDLAEISSIKLANLEIRLLDLKDQMHRIERMRDELTRKLIDGEVNLAVLNYMRKEVSGTLEDLDKRLSMLLSNIGEAIKRAEEKGPRIAVLRSSEDILGEMRVIDGRLMAMADVSEDVERMYESYSKLYLDLKEKARIAAENRERTLEEIRVRMDAWRNVIKSLLESINSEYQNTLSQVAGSGFVRLINENDIESAGLEIYVGFKGSQPIPLNIYSQSGGERSTATMAFLLALQKHIKSPFRAIDEYDVHMDPRNREVIANLLISVVKNEGAQYLAITPNQMFFEGKDVHIITVQNIDGKSLVREVA
- a CDS encoding ABC transporter permease; this encodes MRASAIKAFIVKDFKETFRDKVAVFWMIAWPLIWLVLTAYIFIPPGADRPMTMKIGLVNYDVSSGFPVNGSILIRALEGAEYKGVKLFNVKIYEDKALLIGDIRRGRIDAGIIIPENFGENLTLGQTTLEVYLGARSIQSTQINRYMLERFIEEFSRVASEEKIAWAMKFIPGEYVPLEVLEVVEGFLRGLAKPINTTFTEVLPEALISREAWIGWYTIGAIGMTMLYSGLGVGSTALLEEKQRGCLHKILASPITPSDLILGKILSGILSLSITSVAIIVFGVFVCGAKIYWSPLRAEHWIVPIMLLVLSSLTLGMGSILSLMVKSVRGASSLSTSLGLMTAFMTGIWFPREWFPAWMRVLADYNPATWAVDAIRNVIVFEAGLMEVAHYVIGATLAALIVLAIGVVVYRRMLRKYLER
- a CDS encoding ABC transporter ATP-binding protein, yielding MGVAVRVNGLTKRFGDKTAVNKVSFNVRFGEIYGVLGPNGAGKSTLISMIVGVIEPDEGTIEVLGGEVRDSEIRAKVNYCPQNPALYDDLTGLENLIFYSSLYGMTGRKALERVRELIKEFGLEEYANKPVKTYSGGMKKRLNLAAALMNEPSLLTLDEPTMGMDPQMRKDVWRLLSKIRGSDRAIIISTHYMDEAETLFDRVAIMDSGRIIAEGKTEDLKRSYAPKSVISVEFFNPDDQYKAKEALCRYLEPRDIAAINGSIRVYSEDPDTLLPQISLDLFRVGVKIASIRVVKSTLEDVFLRLTGRRITEVEG
- a CDS encoding alkaline phosphatase family protein produces the protein MGLKLIYVVIDGMGDLPIEELDYKTPLEYAETPNMDFLASLGKLGLMYTVERGAAPESDVAVISILGYDPYKYHVGRGPLEAYGSGLSMRDGDLALRCNFATLGQNRLIIDRRAGRNLTTEEASKLAETVNSLVKLESYPVEFEFKNTIGHRGVLIIRSKAAPLSGKISNTDPAYERVAGLGVAKVDVHMILEDCVPLEDTESARISASLVNEFIWKSHKVLDEHEVNRRREAEGKLKANVVLTRDAGDTLPKLFNIDERYGVRFACLADMPVERGIARLAGMQLIDLPPPSGDLKRDCLIRSEKLLSALDEFDCFYIHIKGPDEPGHDGNFMLKAETIAIIDRYFFGSILDKISLENTVVCITADHSTPCKLKAHSDAPVPVLISGGKIKSDGIKRFSERDCQRGSLGILEKGTMLMPILMKEIKNI
- a CDS encoding nucleotidyltransferase domain-containing protein; translation: MEGFPKELDRVKLSKMRKRELMAFIKRLREELRASEVYLFGSRVYGVPLEDSDLDMIVVSEKFRERGFIENMELLSRLWDGSFTIEAFPYTPEQIKKYNGRKVVVTEALEKGVKIDLTKII
- a CDS encoding HEPN domain-containing protein; amino-acid sequence: MVRNLKEWWMIREEALDWWSEAKHNIRQARRNFEIGEYSVSAFLCHQASEKALKALYIVKKSRLPPRGHDLTKIGRLLDANEVIDELKILNPHYTISRYPNAANAVPSEVYTREVAERCLLAATRILEWVMSNGGLP
- a CDS encoding DUF4364 family protein, which produces MSKKRSRLEIYLDVLRVIRAGYNKPTNIMYKSNLSWITLQEILSSLVEKGLVATIENNGKKLYVITARGKNVLSSLEEVYTTLSI